In the Meiothermus sp. Pnk-1 genome, TGACTTCGGGCTGGGGTTCGGGGAGATCCCCTTCCTTCAGGAGTTCATTGAGGAACTCTATCCCCGCCTGCTCGGCCAAGGCCTGGTACAGTTGCAGCTCGCTGACCAAGCCCTTTTGCATCAGTACCCGGCCCAGCAGCTCCCCGCTTTTCTCCTGCTCGGCCAGAGCGCTCTGGAGGGCTTCCGGGCTGAGCCAGCCCTTCTTGACCAATAAATCGCCCAGCTTGACCTCGGCGGGGGTGGCGGCTCTGGGCGGAGCCGGAACCTCCAGGCCCAGCTCGGGATAGTGCTTGGCCAGGGCATAGCGGAAGGAGGCGCGGGTGGTCTGGTAGGGCTCGATGATCTGGCCGGTGAGGTCCTCGAGCTCTTCCAGCACCAGGTTGTCGAGCGGGTTGAGCAGCGCCACCCGCAAAAGCCCCCCGTCAAAGGCGAAGGGGATGGCCTCGAGGTCGCGGGCTTTTTCGGCGGGGATCAGCGATTTGGCCTCGGCGGGGATCTCCACTTCGGAAAGCTCCACCAGCGGGATCCCAAAGATCTCCTCGATGGCCTGGGCTACCCGGCGCTCCGACAAGAGCCCCATCTCCACCACGATCTCCACCAGGCTGCCGCCGATCTCGCGGTGGCGTTCGATGGCCCGCTGGAGGTCCTCGTCCTCCAGGAGGCCCATGTCCAAAAGGGCTGCGCCCAGTCGCTTATCGCCGATTGTCAGTACATGCATTGTGCCTCCGCTATCCAAGCTGATCCAAAACCCAGCGTTCCAACCGACGCACCAGCCGGGTATAGCCCAACTCGCGGCGCGATAGGGGGGGTACCAGCACGGTGTGCAGACCGGCCAGGTTGCCCCCCAGCACGTCGGTAAAGAGTTGATCGCCCACCGCCACCACCTCTTGGGGGGAGAGCCCCATCCGCCGCAGCCCCTTTTTGAAGCCGAACCAGGGCTTGAAGGCCAGACCGGTTCCGTCCACCCCTAGCTTCTCGCTCCAGTAGGCAAGCCGCTTGCGCCGGGCGTTCGAGACCAAAAACAGCTTGACCCCGGCCCGCTTGAGCCTCTCCACCCAGGCCAGCAACTCAGCGGTGGGCTCCCCGCGAAATCCGTAGGGCACCAGGGTGTTGTCCAGGTCTAGCATCACGCCCTTTAGCCTGCGCGCTTGCAACCACTCAGGGGTGAGCTGAAAGAGCGACTCGAGCCGCTCTTTGGGTCTAAGCCGCTGGGTTGCTGCGCGCAGCGAAGGATGGAGCATGAGTTCAGTCTACCCTCCGGTTGGGACGCGCTTAGTGAACCTGTCACGTCCAACCCGCCTTCAGCTTAGCCAGAGGATATAAACAAGGTTCAAAGATGTAAACAGCGGCCCGGCCCTCAGCGCTTGGCCTGGATCACCCCCCACATCCGCCCGGTTTTACCCCCGTCGCGGCGGTGGGAGAAGAAGCGGGCTTCGGCAAAGGTGCAGGCCCCCAGGGCCCAGAGATGGGAGGGGAGAA is a window encoding:
- a CDS encoding YqeG family HAD IIIA-type phosphatase — its product is MLHPSLRAATQRLRPKERLESLFQLTPEWLQARRLKGVMLDLDNTLVPYGFRGEPTAELLAWVERLKRAGVKLFLVSNARRKRLAYWSEKLGVDGTGLAFKPWFGFKKGLRRMGLSPQEVVAVGDQLFTDVLGGNLAGLHTVLVPPLSRRELGYTRLVRRLERWVLDQLG